The following proteins come from a genomic window of Macadamia integrifolia cultivar HAES 741 chromosome 14, SCU_Mint_v3, whole genome shotgun sequence:
- the LOC122061181 gene encoding transcription factor Pur-alpha 1-like → MEGNSGGNDVELLCKTLQVEHKLFYFDLKENPRGRYLKISEKTSVNRSTIIVPVNGISWFLDLFNYYVNADEQDAFSKELQLDTKVFYFDVGENRRGRFLKMGSLDRSHVKFGGLS, encoded by the exons atgGAAGGAAATTCTGGCGGAAACGATGTTGAATTGCTCTGCAAAACGCTTCAGGTGGAGCACAAACTCTTCTACTTTGATCTGAAGGAGAACCCTCGAGGTCGGTATCTGAAGATTTCTGAGAAGACTTCCGTTAACAGGTCAACTATCATCGTTCCCGTCAACGGCATTTCCTGGTTCTTAGATCTCTTCAATTACTACGTTAATGCCGATGAACAGGATGCTTTTAGCAAGGAATTGCAGCTCGACACTAAA GTGTTTTACTTTGACGTTGGCGAGAATAGAAGGGGTCGTTTTTTAAAG ATGGGGAGCTTGGATagatcacatgtcaaatttggtgGCCTATCTTGA